The Buttiauxella selenatireducens genome has a window encoding:
- the gcvA gene encoding glycine cleavage system transcriptional regulator GcvA: MSKRLPPLNALRVFDAAARHLSFTKAAEELFVTQAAVSHQIKSLEDFLGLKLFRRRNRSLLLTEEGQSYYLDIKEIFSQLTEATRKLQARSAKGALTVSLLPSFAIHWLVPRLTSFNTAYPGIDVRIQAVDRQEDKLSDDVDVAIFYGRGNWPGLRVEKLYAEYLLPVCSPMLLTGDKPIKTPEDLAHHTLLHDASRRDWQTYTRQLGVSHINVQQGPIFSHSAMVLQAAIHGQGIALANNVMAQSEIEAGRLVCPFNDVLVSKNAFYLVCHDSQAELGKIAAFRQWILAKTASEQEKFRFRYDQ, encoded by the coding sequence ATGTCCAAGCGTTTACCACCATTAAATGCCTTACGTGTATTTGACGCTGCAGCTCGTCACCTGAGTTTTACTAAAGCAGCCGAAGAATTATTCGTGACTCAGGCCGCCGTCAGCCACCAGATTAAGTCTCTGGAGGATTTTCTTGGCCTAAAATTGTTCCGCCGCCGCAACCGCTCGCTGCTGCTGACGGAAGAAGGTCAGAGTTACTATCTGGACATCAAAGAGATATTTTCGCAGTTAACCGAGGCAACCCGTAAGCTGCAGGCGCGTAGCGCCAAAGGGGCTTTAACGGTCAGTTTGTTGCCTAGTTTTGCCATTCATTGGTTAGTACCGCGGTTAACAAGCTTTAATACAGCTTATCCGGGAATCGACGTTCGTATACAGGCCGTTGACCGCCAGGAAGATAAACTTTCGGATGATGTCGACGTCGCGATTTTTTACGGGCGCGGCAACTGGCCGGGTCTGCGTGTGGAAAAATTGTACGCGGAATATCTGTTACCAGTCTGTTCACCGATGCTGTTAACCGGCGATAAGCCCATCAAAACCCCAGAAGATTTAGCGCATCATACTTTGCTGCACGATGCGTCTCGTCGTGACTGGCAGACATATACACGCCAATTGGGTGTAAGCCATATCAATGTGCAGCAAGGCCCGATCTTCAGCCACAGTGCAATGGTGCTTCAAGCCGCCATTCACGGGCAAGGCATTGCTTTAGCAAACAATGTTATGGCGCAATCAGAGATTGAAGCGGGTCGTTTGGTTTGTCCGTTCAATGATGTTCTGGTGAGCAAAAATGCCTTTTATCTTGTTTGTCATGACAGCCAGGCAGAACTGGGTAAAATAGCGGCCTTCAGGCAGTGGATTTTGGCGAAAACAGCGAGCGAACAAGAAAAATTCCGTTTTCGCTACGATCAGTAA
- the kdgT gene encoding 2-keto-3-deoxygluconate transporter, translated as MKIKATIERIPGGMMLIPLLLGAMLNTFAPDTGAYFGSFTKGMISGTVPILAVWFFCIGASIDLRATGTVLRKSGTLVLTKIGVAWVVAMIAASFIPEGGIQTGMFAGLSVLALVSAMDMTNGGLYASLMNQYGTKEESGAFVLMSLESGPLMTMVILGSAGLASFEPHHFIGAVLPFLIGFTLGNLDHDFRAFFSKATPVLIPFFGFALGNTINLNVIMDTGLLGIMLGVAVIVVTGIPLIIADKYIGGGNGTAGIAASSAAGAAVANPVIIAQINPAFEPVAASATALVAASVIVTAILVPIITALYSKRVGGTVAKKKNNDEVVELSH; from the coding sequence ATGAAGATTAAAGCAACTATAGAACGTATTCCTGGTGGGATGATGTTGATTCCATTGCTGCTGGGTGCAATGTTAAATACCTTTGCACCGGACACTGGCGCATATTTTGGTTCCTTCACAAAAGGAATGATTAGCGGGACAGTTCCCATTCTGGCGGTCTGGTTCTTCTGTATCGGTGCTTCAATAGACTTACGTGCAACAGGAACCGTACTGCGTAAATCCGGTACGCTGGTTCTGACTAAAATTGGTGTGGCCTGGGTTGTGGCAATGATTGCCGCTTCGTTTATTCCTGAAGGTGGAATTCAGACCGGTATGTTTGCTGGCCTGTCCGTTCTGGCTCTCGTTTCTGCGATGGACATGACCAACGGTGGCCTGTATGCAAGCCTGATGAACCAATATGGTACTAAAGAAGAATCTGGCGCATTTGTCCTGATGTCTTTAGAGTCCGGTCCACTAATGACAATGGTTATTCTGGGTTCCGCAGGTCTGGCATCCTTTGAACCCCACCACTTTATCGGTGCCGTTCTACCGTTCCTGATTGGATTCACTCTTGGTAACCTGGATCACGATTTCCGTGCTTTCTTCAGCAAAGCGACTCCAGTACTGATTCCGTTCTTCGGCTTTGCTCTGGGTAACACCATCAACCTCAACGTCATTATGGACACCGGTTTGCTGGGCATCATGTTGGGTGTGGCAGTTATCGTTGTAACAGGTATTCCATTGATTATCGCCGATAAATACATTGGTGGTGGCAACGGAACCGCAGGGATTGCAGCCTCTTCCGCAGCAGGTGCAGCGGTTGCCAACCCGGTAATCATTGCGCAAATTAACCCGGCATTTGAGCCTGTTGCAGCTTCAGCTACAGCGTTGGTGGCGGCAAGCGTTATTGTGACCGCGATTCTGGTACCCATTATTACTGCACTGTATTCAAAACGTGTGGGTGGTACCGTCGCGAAAAAGAAAAACAACGATGAAGTGGTCGAGTTATCTCATTAA
- a CDS encoding HAAAP family serine/threonine permease produces METTQTGSIASTESKSSWRKSDTMWMLGLYGTAIGAGVLFLPINAGVGGLIPLFIMAILAFPMTFFAHRGLTRFVLSGKNPGEDITEVVEEHFGVGAGKVITLLYFFAIYPILLVYSVAITNTVDSFITHQLGLVSPPRALLSLILIVGLMTIVRFGEQMIVKAMSILVFPFVAALMVLALYLIPNWSSAAFETLSFSSTPATGSGLWMTLWLAIPVMVFSFNHSPIISAFAVAKRNEYGEAAEKKCSRILSYAHIMMVITVMFFVFSCVLSLSPANLAEAKAQNISILSYLANHFNAPVIAWMAPIIAIVAITKSFLGHYLGAREGFNGMVIKSLRGKGKSIEVSKLNRITAIFMLVTTWIVATLNPSILGMIETLGGPIIAMILFLMPMYAIQKVPAMRKYSGHISNVFVVIMGLVAISAISYSLYSLFI; encoded by the coding sequence ATGGAAACCACTCAAACAGGCAGTATTGCCTCAACCGAGAGCAAAAGCTCCTGGCGTAAGTCCGATACCATGTGGATGCTGGGCCTGTACGGCACGGCAATTGGTGCTGGTGTATTGTTCCTGCCGATTAACGCCGGTGTTGGCGGTTTGATCCCGCTGTTCATCATGGCAATTCTCGCATTCCCGATGACCTTCTTCGCACACCGTGGGCTGACTCGCTTTGTGCTTTCAGGTAAAAACCCTGGTGAAGACATTACTGAAGTTGTTGAAGAACACTTCGGTGTGGGTGCGGGTAAAGTCATTACTCTGCTGTACTTCTTTGCTATCTACCCAATTCTGTTGGTGTACAGCGTCGCTATCACCAATACCGTCGATAGCTTCATCACCCACCAGTTGGGTCTGGTTTCGCCACCACGCGCGCTTTTATCTCTGATCCTGATCGTGGGTCTGATGACTATCGTGCGTTTCGGTGAGCAGATGATCGTTAAAGCGATGAGCATTCTGGTGTTCCCGTTTGTTGCAGCACTGATGGTTCTGGCGTTGTACCTGATTCCTAACTGGAGCAGTGCCGCATTTGAGACTCTGTCGTTTAGCAGCACTCCGGCAACAGGCAGTGGCCTGTGGATGACTCTGTGGCTGGCAATCCCAGTCATGGTGTTCTCCTTCAACCACTCACCTATCATTTCTGCTTTTGCAGTAGCAAAACGTAATGAGTACGGCGAAGCCGCTGAGAAGAAATGTTCACGCATCCTGTCATACGCACACATCATGATGGTCATTACCGTGATGTTCTTCGTGTTCAGCTGCGTACTGAGCCTGTCTCCAGCAAACCTGGCCGAAGCGAAAGCACAGAACATCTCTATTCTGTCTTACCTGGCTAACCACTTTAACGCGCCGGTTATCGCCTGGATGGCACCGATTATCGCGATTGTGGCTATCACCAAATCCTTCCTCGGCCACTATTTAGGTGCGCGTGAAGGCTTCAACGGGATGGTAATCAAATCCCTGCGCGGTAAAGGTAAGAGCATTGAAGTAAGCAAGCTGAACCGCATTACCGCGATCTTCATGCTGGTAACAACATGGATTGTTGCCACTCTGAACCCAAGCATTCTGGGTATGATTGAAACCCTCGGCGGCCCAATCATCGCGATGATTCTGTTCCTGATGCCGATGTATGCGATTCAGAAAGTCCCTGCAATGCGCAAATACAGTGGTCATATCAGTAATGTATTTGTAGTAATTATGGGTCTGGTCGCAATTTCCGCCATCTCTTACTCTCTATACTCCCTGTTCATCTAA
- a CDS encoding L-serine ammonia-lyase, with protein MISVFDIFKIGIGPSSSHTVGPMKAGKQFADDLIAQGILQKVTRVVVDVYGSLSLTGKGHHTDIAIIMGLAGNLPDTVDIDAIPDFIQDVNTHGRLLLASGQHEVEFPVDSCMNFHEANLSLHENGMRITALAGNDVVYSQTYYSIGGGFIVDEAHFGVEDTQQLAVPYPYKNAADLQLHCKETGLSLSGLMMHNERAMRPQAEIDAHFANVWGVMRSGIERGITTEGVLPGKMRVPRRAAALRRMLVSSDKNNSDPMAVVDWINMFALAVNEENAAGGRVVTAPTNGACGIVPAVLAYYDKFIREVNANSCARYFLAAGAIGSLYKMNASISGAEVGCQGEVGVACSMAAAGLAELLGGSPTQVCIAAEIGMEHNLGLTCDPVAGQVQVPCIERNAIAAVKAVNAARMALRRTSEPRVCLDKVIETMYETGKDMNAKYRETSRGGLAMKVSCD; from the coding sequence ATGATTAGCGTATTCGATATTTTCAAAATCGGTATTGGCCCATCCAGTTCCCATACCGTCGGCCCGATGAAAGCCGGTAAACAATTCGCTGACGATTTGATAGCGCAAGGGATTTTGCAGAAGGTCACGCGTGTCGTCGTCGATGTCTACGGTTCACTCTCCCTGACCGGTAAAGGTCACCATACCGATATCGCCATTATTATGGGCCTGGCGGGTAATCTGCCGGACACAGTCGACATCGACGCTATCCCTGATTTCATTCAAGACGTGAATACACACGGTCGCCTGCTGTTAGCCAGCGGCCAACACGAAGTGGAGTTCCCGGTCGATAGCTGCATGAACTTCCACGAAGCGAATCTTTCGCTGCATGAAAACGGTATGCGCATCACTGCGCTTGCTGGCAATGACGTGGTCTACAGCCAAACGTATTACTCAATCGGCGGTGGTTTTATCGTTGATGAAGCGCATTTTGGCGTGGAAGACACTCAGCAACTTGCCGTACCGTATCCTTATAAAAACGCAGCTGATTTACAGCTTCATTGCAAAGAAACTGGGCTTTCACTGTCTGGTTTGATGATGCATAACGAACGTGCGATGCGTCCACAGGCTGAAATTGACGCACACTTTGCCAACGTTTGGGGCGTGATGCGCAGTGGTATTGAGCGCGGCATTACTACCGAAGGCGTGCTGCCAGGGAAAATGCGTGTCCCTCGTCGTGCCGCAGCGTTACGCAGAATGTTAGTCAGCAGCGATAAAAACAACTCAGATCCAATGGCGGTTGTAGACTGGATTAACATGTTTGCGCTGGCGGTGAATGAAGAAAACGCCGCAGGTGGGCGTGTGGTAACAGCACCGACTAACGGTGCATGCGGTATCGTTCCTGCGGTACTGGCCTATTACGACAAATTCATCCGTGAAGTGAATGCTAACTCCTGCGCACGATACTTCCTTGCTGCCGGTGCGATTGGTTCGTTGTACAAAATGAACGCATCGATTTCAGGTGCCGAAGTCGGTTGCCAGGGTGAAGTGGGTGTTGCCTGTTCAATGGCGGCAGCGGGTCTTGCTGAGTTGCTGGGCGGTAGCCCAACTCAGGTTTGTATCGCAGCCGAAATTGGCATGGAACACAACCTCGGTCTGACTTGCGACCCGGTTGCCGGACAAGTACAGGTACCGTGCATCGAACGTAATGCTATCGCCGCTGTGAAAGCCGTGAATGCTGCACGTATGGCCCTGCGCCGTACCAGTGAACCACGTGTTTGCCTCGATAAAGTCATTGAAACGATGTACGAAACGGGCAAGGACATGAACGCCAAATACCGCGAAACATCACGTGGTGGCCTGGCGATGAAAGTCTCCTGCGATTAA
- the xni gene encoding flap endonuclease Xni, whose product MMIHLLIVDALNLIRRIHAVQGSPCVDTCLHALDALITHSQPTHAVAVFDDEDRREGWRHQVLPDYKAGRAPMPESLHQEMPILRAAFAKRGVACWHSQGNEADDLAATLAVKIAASGHRATIVSTDKGFCQLLAPTIQIRDYFQKRWLDAPFIAQEYGVLPEQLADFWGLAGISSSKISGVPGIGPKSATQLINQFSTLEALYERLDEVPEKWRKKLEQHRESAFISRQVAQLQTDLQLDGNLQQLRLPG is encoded by the coding sequence ATGATGATTCATTTACTTATCGTTGATGCCCTGAACTTAATACGCCGTATTCATGCAGTCCAGGGCTCACCTTGTGTTGATACCTGCCTACATGCCCTTGATGCGCTAATCACACACAGCCAGCCGACGCACGCTGTCGCCGTGTTTGATGACGAAGACCGGCGCGAAGGATGGCGACATCAGGTCTTGCCAGACTATAAAGCTGGCCGTGCGCCAATGCCAGAGTCCTTACATCAAGAAATGCCAATATTGCGAGCGGCCTTCGCCAAAAGAGGCGTGGCTTGCTGGCATTCTCAGGGAAATGAAGCAGATGATCTGGCGGCAACACTCGCTGTAAAAATAGCAGCAAGTGGGCATCGCGCCACTATTGTCTCGACCGATAAAGGGTTTTGCCAGTTACTCGCCCCGACAATTCAAATCCGTGACTATTTTCAAAAACGTTGGCTCGATGCGCCATTTATCGCCCAGGAATATGGCGTGTTGCCGGAGCAACTTGCTGATTTCTGGGGGCTTGCAGGGATCAGCAGCAGCAAGATCTCCGGCGTTCCGGGTATCGGCCCAAAAAGTGCCACACAATTGATCAATCAGTTTTCAACGCTTGAAGCACTGTACGAACGGTTGGATGAAGTACCAGAGAAGTGGCGCAAGAAGTTAGAGCAGCATCGGGAAAGTGCTTTTATCAGCCGCCAGGTGGCTCAACTGCAGACGGATTTACAGCTTGATGGGAATTTGCAGCAACTTAGATTGCCGGGTTGA
- a CDS encoding DUF423 domain-containing protein, producing MTSRFMLIFTAISGFIFVALGAFGAHVLSKTLGVVEMGWIQTGLEYQAFHTLAIFGLAVAMQRRISIWFYWSSVFMALGTVLFSGSLYCLALSHLRLWAFVTPVGGMSFLAGWILMLIGAMRLKRRGASHE from the coding sequence ATGACCAGCCGATTCATGCTGATTTTTACCGCGATTAGCGGTTTTATCTTTGTCGCCCTTGGCGCCTTTGGGGCACACGTTTTAAGTAAAACGCTTGGTGTTGTTGAGATGGGGTGGATTCAAACCGGTCTTGAATACCAGGCATTTCATACGTTAGCGATTTTTGGTCTGGCCGTTGCGATGCAGCGCCGGATCAGCATTTGGTTTTACTGGAGCAGCGTATTTATGGCGCTCGGTACTGTTCTATTCAGCGGCAGTCTTTACTGCCTGGCGCTGTCTCACTTACGCCTGTGGGCGTTTGTTACTCCTGTCGGCGGAATGAGTTTTCTTGCCGGTTGGATTTTGATGTTGATTGGTGCAATGCGCCTGAAACGTAGGGGCGCAAGCCATGAATAA
- the kduI gene encoding 5-dehydro-4-deoxy-D-glucuronate isomerase, translated as MDIRQSIHSDHAKTLDTAGLRKEFLIETIFTADQYTMTYSHIDRIIVGGVMPVTRTVSVGGEVGKQLGVSYFLERRELGVINIGGQGTITVDGTCYEIGTRDGLYVGKGAKEVVFASIDPANPARFYYNCAPAHTAYPTKRVTPADVSPVTLGDSVTSNRRTINKYFVPDVLETCQLSMGLTELEPGNLWNTMPCHTHERRMEVYFYFGMEQDSCVFHMMGQPQETRHIVMQNEQAVISPSWSIHSGVGTRAYTFIWGMVGENQVFDDMDHVKVGDLR; from the coding sequence ATGGACATTCGTCAAAGTATTCATAGTGATCATGCAAAAACCCTGGATACAGCAGGTTTGCGTAAAGAGTTTCTGATCGAAACCATTTTTACTGCCGATCAGTACACCATGACCTACAGCCACATCGACCGCATCATTGTGGGTGGCGTCATGCCGGTAACTCGCACTGTGAGTGTTGGAGGGGAAGTGGGCAAACAGTTGGGTGTGAGCTACTTCCTGGAGCGTCGTGAGCTGGGGGTTATTAATATCGGTGGGCAGGGCACGATTACCGTTGATGGGACATGCTATGAAATCGGCACCCGCGATGGTTTATATGTGGGTAAAGGGGCGAAGGAAGTTGTGTTTGCCAGCATTGATCCTGCGAACCCTGCACGCTTCTATTACAACTGCGCGCCAGCGCATACCGCTTACCCAACCAAGCGTGTGACCCCTGCCGATGTGTCTCCGGTTACTCTGGGCGACAGTGTCACCAGCAACCGTCGTACAATTAACAAATACTTCGTTCCTGATGTGCTGGAAACATGCCAGTTGAGCATGGGTTTGACTGAGCTGGAACCTGGCAACCTGTGGAACACCATGCCTTGCCACACGCATGAGCGCCGTATGGAAGTTTATTTCTACTTCGGTATGGAGCAGGACAGTTGCGTATTCCACATGATGGGTCAGCCACAAGAAACGCGTCACATTGTGATGCAGAACGAGCAAGCCGTAATTTCTCCAAGCTGGTCAATTCACTCAGGTGTGGGGACGCGTGCGTACACATTTATCTGGGGTATGGTGGGCGAGAATCAGGTGTTCGATGATATGGACCACGTGAAAGTGGGTGACCTGCGCTAA
- a CDS encoding YgdI/YgdR family lipoprotein: MNKAAAAVSAGLMVFALSACSSPNYVMHTNDGRSIVADGKPQTDDETGMIQYKDANGNKQQINRTDVKEMVELDQ, from the coding sequence ATGAATAAGGCAGCCGCAGCAGTATCAGCAGGTCTAATGGTTTTTGCTCTTTCAGCCTGTTCAAGCCCGAACTACGTGATGCACACCAATGACGGACGTAGCATTGTCGCCGATGGCAAGCCTCAAACCGATGATGAAACAGGGATGATTCAGTACAAAGATGCTAATGGGAATAAACAGCAGATTAACCGTACTGATGTAAAAGAGATGGTTGAGTTGGATCAGTAA
- the csdA gene encoding cysteine desulfurase CsdA encodes MKTFNPASFRSLFPALADAGVYLDSAATTLKPRAVIEATQQFYSLSAGNVHRSQFAEAQRLTERYEAARDSVAALLNAPSGKDIVWTRGTTEAINLVAQCYARPRLQPDDEIIVSEAEHHANFVPWLMVAEQTGAKIIKLPLGKNLLADLSKLPALLNPRTKILALGQMSNVTGGCPDLAKAITLAHEVGAVVMVDGAQGVVHCPPDVQALDIDFYAFSAHKLYGPTGIGALYGKSELLEEMSPWLGGGKMITHVSFEGFKTQPVPYRFEAGTPNVAGVIGLSAALEWLESVDLTEAETYSRGLATLAEAELAKRPGFRSFRCQDSSLLAFDFEGVHHNDMVTLLAESGISLRAGQHCAQPLLAALGVAGTLRASFAPYNTQSDVDALVKAIDNALEILVD; translated from the coding sequence ATGAAAACATTTAATCCCGCCAGTTTTCGCAGCCTGTTTCCGGCGTTGGCTGATGCTGGTGTCTATCTCGACAGTGCCGCAACCACACTTAAACCACGCGCCGTTATTGAAGCGACTCAGCAATTTTATAGCCTGAGCGCAGGTAATGTTCATCGCAGTCAGTTTGCCGAGGCGCAGCGCCTTACCGAGCGTTATGAAGCGGCTCGCGATAGTGTGGCAGCTCTGCTCAATGCCCCTTCTGGAAAAGATATTGTCTGGACGCGTGGCACAACCGAAGCCATAAATCTGGTCGCTCAGTGTTACGCACGCCCGCGCCTGCAACCCGATGATGAAATTATTGTTAGCGAAGCAGAACACCACGCGAATTTCGTGCCGTGGCTAATGGTCGCCGAGCAGACCGGTGCGAAAATTATCAAATTGCCGCTGGGCAAAAATCTCCTTGCCGATCTCAGCAAGCTGCCTGCGTTACTTAACCCGCGGACCAAAATCCTGGCGTTGGGCCAAATGTCTAATGTCACAGGCGGCTGCCCGGATCTCGCCAAAGCCATTACGCTTGCCCACGAAGTTGGCGCGGTCGTTATGGTCGACGGCGCACAAGGTGTTGTGCATTGCCCGCCGGACGTACAGGCGCTGGATATCGATTTTTACGCTTTCTCAGCCCACAAATTGTATGGCCCAACCGGAATCGGGGCGCTCTACGGTAAAAGTGAGCTGCTGGAAGAGATGTCGCCCTGGCTAGGCGGCGGCAAAATGATTACGCATGTCTCATTCGAAGGATTTAAAACTCAACCCGTACCGTATCGCTTTGAAGCCGGTACGCCAAACGTTGCAGGCGTCATTGGCCTGAGCGCGGCACTTGAGTGGCTGGAGTCGGTTGATTTGACTGAGGCTGAAACCTACAGCCGTGGGCTGGCGACACTCGCAGAAGCAGAGCTGGCAAAACGTCCTGGTTTTCGCAGTTTCCGCTGCCAGGACTCGAGCCTGTTGGCGTTTGATTTTGAAGGTGTTCACCACAACGACATGGTCACGCTGTTGGCTGAATCAGGCATTTCGCTGCGCGCGGGTCAACATTGTGCGCAACCTTTGCTTGCAGCACTTGGCGTCGCCGGCACATTGCGGGCTTCTTTTGCCCCGTACAATACGCAGAGTGATGTTGATGCGCTGGTCAAAGCTATCGACAACGCACTGGAAATTCTGGTGGATTAA
- the rlmM gene encoding 23S rRNA (cytidine(2498)-2'-O)-methyltransferase RlmM, with protein MNKVILYCRQGFEKECAAEITDKAGQHGVYGFARVKENSGYVIYECYQQDDADKLARELPFKDLIFARQMIVAGELLKDLPPEDRITPITGMLTGVVEKGGDLRVEVADTNESKELMKFCRKLTVPLRASLREAGILTNYETTKRPVVHVFFIAPGCCYTGYSYTTNNSPFYMGIQRLKLPSDAPSRSTLKLEEAFHIFIPADEWDERLANGMYAIDLGACPGGWTYQLVKRNMWVSSVDNGPMAQSLMDTGQVTWLQEDGFKYKPTRNNISWMVCDMVEKPAKVASLMATWLVNGWCRETIFNLKLPMKKRYEEVSQNLALIRERLEENGISAEIQARQLYHDREEVTVHVRRMWAAVGGRRDER; from the coding sequence ATGAATAAAGTTATTTTGTACTGCCGACAAGGTTTTGAGAAAGAGTGTGCGGCAGAGATTACCGATAAAGCCGGCCAGCATGGCGTTTACGGTTTTGCACGGGTTAAAGAAAACAGCGGTTACGTCATTTACGAATGTTATCAGCAAGATGATGCTGACAAACTGGCGCGTGAATTGCCGTTCAAAGATCTGATCTTTGCTCGTCAAATGATCGTTGCGGGTGAACTGCTCAAAGATCTTCCGCCAGAAGATCGTATTACGCCGATCACCGGAATGCTGACTGGCGTGGTAGAGAAAGGCGGCGATCTGCGTGTCGAAGTCGCTGATACCAATGAAAGTAAAGAGTTGATGAAGTTCTGCCGTAAGTTGACCGTGCCTCTGCGCGCCAGCCTGCGTGAAGCCGGTATCCTGACCAACTACGAAACAACAAAACGCCCAGTGGTGCATGTGTTCTTTATTGCACCGGGATGTTGTTACACCGGTTATTCCTATACCACTAATAACTCGCCTTTCTATATGGGCATTCAGCGTCTGAAATTACCTTCTGACGCGCCAAGCCGTTCAACGTTGAAACTCGAAGAAGCCTTCCACATTTTTATTCCTGCTGATGAGTGGGATGAACGTTTGGCGAACGGGATGTACGCGATTGATTTAGGGGCTTGCCCTGGCGGTTGGACCTATCAGTTAGTGAAACGCAATATGTGGGTTTCTTCTGTCGATAACGGCCCAATGGCGCAAAGCTTGATGGATACCGGGCAGGTTACCTGGCTGCAGGAAGATGGTTTTAAATATAAGCCAACACGAAACAATATTTCCTGGATGGTTTGTGACATGGTTGAGAAACCTGCGAAAGTCGCGAGTCTGATGGCAACCTGGCTGGTTAACGGCTGGTGCCGCGAAACCATTTTCAACCTGAAGCTGCCTATGAAGAAACGATACGAAGAGGTGTCGCAGAACCTGGCGCTGATACGTGAAAGGCTGGAAGAGAATGGTATCAGTGCGGAGATTCAGGCGCGTCAGCTGTATCACGACCGTGAAGAAGTGACGGTACACGTGCGCCGCATGTGGGCTGCTGTAGGCGGCCGTCGCGACGAACGTTAA
- a CDS encoding aminotransferase-like domain-containing protein: MSHSSHLAQRIQALQPSAIRELLKHSKMPGVISLAGGIPSSELFDREGLSIATQKVVAENFNDAFQYGLTEGTVELRQQLVGVCQERGITTSPEQLLITSGSQQALDLLMRALVNPGDVFVVERPTYLAALQILSLNEADVKSVGSDEHGMIVDELEALLKTTRIKGVYLVPTFGNPSGTTLSASRREQLVKLAEQYHFVIVEDDPYGAISFTETREKTLLQVATERGSQENVVYTSTFSKILAPGLRVGWIVLPEWMKQKVAIIKQATDLHANSFTQSLVSAYLTLDRLNPQIELIREVYKKKCLSLSTFLHQELDEHITFNQPQGGMFLWASFRYEFDATRWLQQTLEKGVVYVPGEFFFSDHADKKTLRFSYATATEEQLYEAVQRLKSAL; the protein is encoded by the coding sequence ATGAGTCATAGTTCACACCTCGCACAACGCATTCAGGCCCTACAACCTTCAGCAATCAGAGAATTGTTAAAGCACAGTAAAATGCCAGGCGTTATTTCCCTCGCCGGCGGCATTCCTTCCAGTGAGTTATTTGATAGAGAAGGTCTGAGCATTGCGACACAAAAAGTTGTCGCTGAGAACTTTAACGACGCGTTCCAGTACGGTTTAACTGAAGGCACCGTTGAACTGCGTCAACAATTGGTCGGGGTGTGCCAGGAGCGTGGAATCACCACCAGCCCAGAACAACTTCTGATCACCTCGGGGTCACAACAGGCATTGGATTTGCTGATGCGCGCGCTGGTTAACCCAGGCGATGTTTTTGTTGTTGAGCGTCCAACTTATCTGGCAGCACTGCAAATTCTCAGCCTGAATGAAGCCGATGTGAAATCGGTGGGCAGTGATGAGCACGGGATGATTGTCGATGAGCTCGAAGCGTTACTCAAAACGACGCGAATCAAAGGTGTCTACCTGGTTCCGACGTTTGGCAACCCTAGTGGCACAACGTTAAGTGCCAGCCGTCGTGAGCAGTTGGTCAAACTGGCAGAACAGTATCACTTTGTGATTGTTGAAGATGATCCGTATGGCGCAATCAGCTTCACTGAAACACGCGAAAAGACCTTACTGCAAGTGGCGACAGAACGCGGCAGCCAGGAAAATGTGGTTTATACCTCGACGTTTTCTAAAATTCTGGCGCCAGGGCTGCGAGTCGGCTGGATTGTGTTGCCAGAGTGGATGAAGCAAAAAGTGGCCATCATTAAACAAGCCACCGATTTGCACGCCAACTCATTCACGCAATCGCTGGTGTCAGCGTATTTGACGCTTGATCGCCTGAACCCGCAGATTGAACTGATTCGCGAAGTGTATAAGAAGAAGTGCCTGAGCCTTTCTACGTTTTTACATCAGGAACTGGATGAGCACATTACCTTTAACCAGCCGCAGGGTGGGATGTTCTTGTGGGCGTCATTCCGTTATGAGTTTGATGCAACTCGCTGGTTACAACAGACTCTCGAAAAAGGTGTGGTGTATGTGCCGGGTGAGTTCTTCTTTAGCGATCACGCGGATAAGAAAACGCTACGTTTCTCTTACGCAACCGCCACAGAAGAGCAGCTTTATGAAGCGGTACAGCGATTGAAATCCGCACTGTAA